One genomic window of Methanosarcina acetivorans C2A includes the following:
- a CDS encoding PAS domain S-box protein: MREKLRKSGIDIIGDVPWGTHFCQFYQTKEDLTDILIPYFKSGLENNEFCFWVTSQPLVVEEAKEALRTAIPDIDVYLAKGQIEIVPYTQGYVNGEVFDSKQVINAWAKKFDQALSRGYDGLRVAGATPWLKKEEWKDFAAYEKRGDANTGKQHMISLCPYSFDVCSAADIIDVAFNHQFALIKREGKWERMDNSGQENLSGQKQAEEAIPPEEPCSVLRSKNIPSPAQQTTSNLELADIIDIGAVQSLMNDFYEFSHVTIGLVDLKGNVLVWVGWQDICTRFHRVHPEACKHCIESDTKLSAGVAPSEFKLYRCKNNMWDVATPIVVGGQHVGNIFSGQFFFEDEPLDYELFRAQARKYGFNEEEYIAALEKVPRLSREYVDTVMSFFMKFAHMISQLSYTNVRLAQSLAERNALVDALRESEMRYRMLFDHSVDAFILSDPRDRGRILSANQAACRMLGWTEEELIGRGRDVMFDLEDPAVSDVLDELILTGSTKAQLTYRRKDGTTFPGEISSALFMDGNGEPRIVIIIRDITERKKAEEALRLSNLYNRSLIEASLDPLITIGRSGKITDVNVATEKVTGYSRSELIGSDFSDYFTEPEKARAGYQQVFIDGEARDYSLEIRHKDGHVTPVLYNSSVYRDGNGEIIGVFAAARDITERKKAELALKKVHDNLEKLVEERTEELEKACRSLKESEEGLAKAQKIAHIGNWEWDIVNDKANWSDELYRIYGITPRKLALSYNDSLSYVHPDDRDYVANAVEEAFNGIPYDIDYRMTSVNGEELVVHAQAEVIFDNENTPVRMIGIVQDITERKKSEEKIKTLANALESSNDAIVTESLEGIIISWNRGAQQIYGYSAEEILGKDVSILEPANLKGETKQLIERIKKGERVKHYETIRIKKEGTLINSSVTLSPIFDASGELVAISAIARDITERKQAEEALRESEARLRRFYESDMFGILFYSLDGSVTDANDKFLEIVGYTREDLQAGRIKWDRMTPPEYRLLDELCIKELKTTGFSNAPFEKEYIRKDGSHVPIILGIATFDHARCEGIAFVLDITEKKKTEKALAEIDKTRIKEIHHRIKNNLQVISSLLDLQAEKFRDKEVLEAFRESQSRVLSMSLIHEELYKGEGTDTLDFPTYLQKLAENLFQTYSFRSKNIRLYMDLEENAFFNMDIAVPLGIIVNELVSNSLKHAFTENKEGEIRIKLCREEKNNEMQESIFSLTISDDGKGIPENIELENIESLGLQLVNILVDQLEGNIELKRDQGMESRIEFKVMER; encoded by the coding sequence ATGAGAGAAAAATTGAGAAAATCCGGTATTGATATCATTGGAGATGTACCCTGGGGGACACACTTCTGCCAATTCTACCAGACAAAAGAAGATTTGACGGACATACTTATCCCATATTTCAAATCAGGGCTGGAAAATAACGAATTTTGCTTCTGGGTCACATCGCAACCACTGGTAGTAGAGGAGGCAAAAGAAGCCCTGAGGACGGCCATTCCTGATATTGATGTCTATCTGGCTAAAGGGCAGATCGAAATTGTTCCCTACACTCAGGGATATGTAAATGGGGAGGTTTTCGATTCCAAGCAGGTCATAAACGCATGGGCAAAAAAGTTCGATCAGGCTCTTTCAAGAGGTTATGACGGGCTCAGGGTGGCAGGTGCTACTCCCTGGCTGAAAAAAGAAGAATGGAAAGATTTTGCAGCTTATGAGAAAAGAGGGGATGCCAATACCGGGAAACAACATATGATATCTCTGTGTCCTTATTCCTTCGATGTGTGCAGTGCAGCCGATATTATTGACGTAGCCTTCAATCATCAATTTGCTTTGATCAAAAGGGAAGGAAAATGGGAACGGATGGATAATTCCGGGCAGGAAAATCTTTCCGGGCAAAAGCAGGCAGAAGAAGCTATACCTCCGGAAGAACCGTGCTCTGTGCTGAGGTCGAAGAACATTCCTTCGCCTGCTCAACAGACAACATCTAACCTTGAGCTTGCTGATATCATTGATATCGGGGCGGTCCAGTCCCTGATGAACGATTTCTATGAGTTTTCACACGTTACGATAGGCCTGGTCGATCTCAAAGGCAATGTCCTTGTATGGGTTGGCTGGCAGGACATCTGCACCAGGTTCCATAGAGTTCACCCCGAAGCCTGCAAGCACTGCATAGAAAGTGACACAAAGCTATCCGCAGGTGTTGCCCCTAGTGAGTTCAAGCTATACAGGTGCAAGAATAATATGTGGGACGTAGCGACTCCCATCGTGGTTGGAGGGCAGCATGTAGGCAATATCTTCTCCGGACAGTTCTTTTTTGAAGACGAGCCTCTGGACTATGAGCTTTTCCGGGCTCAGGCCAGAAAATACGGTTTCAATGAGGAAGAATACATAGCAGCGCTTGAAAAAGTTCCGCGCTTGAGCAGGGAGTATGTGGATACGGTCATGTCCTTCTTCATGAAATTTGCCCACATGATCTCACAGCTAAGCTACACCAATGTCAGGCTTGCCCAGTCGCTGGCGGAACGCAATGCTCTGGTGGATGCTTTGAGGGAAAGCGAGATGCGGTATCGAATGCTGTTCGACCACAGCGTGGATGCCTTTATCCTGAGTGACCCCAGGGATAGAGGGAGAATTCTGTCAGCTAATCAAGCCGCCTGCCGGATGCTGGGATGGACGGAAGAAGAACTGATCGGCAGGGGGCGCGATGTGATGTTTGACCTGGAAGACCCGGCGGTATCCGATGTATTGGACGAACTTATACTCACCGGATCAACAAAAGCCCAGCTCACTTACAGGCGCAAGGACGGAACTACGTTTCCTGGAGAAATAAGCAGTGCTCTTTTCATGGATGGTAATGGAGAGCCCCGGATAGTCATTATCATCAGGGACATTACAGAGCGCAAAAAAGCGGAGGAGGCCCTCCGACTATCAAATCTTTACAATCGTAGCCTTATTGAAGCCAGTCTGGACCCTTTAATAACCATCGGGCGTAGCGGCAAGATTACGGATGTGAATGTGGCTACGGAAAAGGTTACCGGATATTCCAGAAGCGAGTTGATAGGGAGTGATTTTTCAGACTATTTTACTGAGCCTGAAAAAGCCCGTGCAGGCTATCAGCAGGTGTTTATAGATGGTGAGGCTCGGGATTATTCTCTTGAGATTCGACACAAGGATGGACATGTAACCCCTGTCCTGTACAATTCTTCGGTTTATAGAGACGGGAACGGGGAGATTATTGGGGTCTTTGCCGCCGCGCGTGACATCACTGAACGCAAGAAAGCAGAACTAGCTCTAAAAAAAGTACATGATAATTTGGAAAAACTGGTTGAAGAGCGTACGGAAGAGCTTGAGAAGGCTTGCCGTTCATTGAAAGAAAGTGAGGAAGGTCTTGCTAAAGCCCAAAAAATAGCTCATATTGGAAATTGGGAATGGGATATTGTAAATGATAAAGCAAACTGGTCTGATGAGCTTTATCGTATTTATGGAATCACCCCTCGAAAATTAGCTTTATCTTACAATGACTCTTTAAGTTATGTACATCCAGATGATCGAGACTATGTAGCTAATGCCGTTGAAGAAGCTTTTAATGGAATTCCATATGACATTGATTACAGAATGACCTCAGTTAATGGAGAAGAGCTTGTAGTCCATGCACAAGCTGAAGTTATTTTTGATAATGAAAACACTCCTGTTCGAATGATAGGAATAGTTCAGGACATTACCGAGCGTAAAAAATCAGAAGAGAAGATTAAGACTCTGGCAAATGCTCTGGAATCATCGAACGATGCTATCGTAACGGAGTCTCTTGAAGGAATTATCATTAGCTGGAACAGGGGAGCACAGCAGATTTATGGTTATTCGGCTGAAGAAATTCTGGGGAAAGATGTTTCTATACTTGAACCGGCTAATTTAAAAGGGGAAACGAAACAGTTAATCGAGAGGATTAAAAAGGGAGAACGAGTCAAACACTACGAAACCATACGTATAAAAAAGGAAGGCACTCTTATAAATTCTTCAGTAACCCTTTCTCCGATTTTTGATGCATCCGGAGAGCTTGTGGCTATCTCAGCTATTGCCAGAGACATCACTGAGCGTAAGCAGGCTGAGGAGGCGTTACGTGAAAGCGAAGCGCGCCTGCGTCGGTTTTACGAATCGGATATGTTCGGCATTCTTTTCTATAGCCTGGATGGTTCGGTTACTGACGCCAATGATAAGTTTCTGGAGATTGTCGGTTACACGCGTGAGGACCTGCAAGCCGGAAGAATCAAGTGGGACAGGATGACCCCACCGGAATACCGTCTCCTGGACGAGCTATGCATTAAGGAACTGAAAACCACTGGCTTCTCGAACGCGCCCTTCGAGAAGGAATACATCCGCAAAGATGGCTCGCATGTACCTATCATTCTCGGAATAGCTACCTTCGATCATGCGCGTTGTGAAGGTATTGCTTTTGTTCTCGATATTACTGAGAAGAAAAAAACAGAAAAAGCTCTGGCTGAGATCGATAAAACCCGGATTAAAGAAATCCATCACAGAATTAAGAACAACTTACAGGTAATCTCTTCCCTATTGGATCTCCAGGCTGAAAAGTTCCGGGATAAAGAAGTACTCGAAGCCTTCAGGGAAAGCCAGAGCCGGGTTCTCTCAATGTCCTTAATCCATGAGGAACTCTATAAAGGAGAAGGAACCGATACTCTGGACTTTCCGACATATCTCCAAAAATTAGCTGAAAACCTTTTCCAGACTTACAGCTTTAGAAGTAAAAATATCCGACTGTATATGGATCTGGAAGAAAATGCCTTCTTCAATATGGATATTGCTGTCCCGTTAGGAATTATTGTTAACGAACTCGTTTCCAACTCCCTCAAACATGCATTCACTGAAAATAAGGAAGGGGAAATTCGAATCAAGCTTTGCAGGGAAGAAAAGAATAATGAGATGCAGGAGTCCATTTTCAGCCTGACAATTTCAGATGACGGAAAAGGAATTCCTGAAAACATAGAATTGGAAAATATCGAGTCTCTGGGCCTGCAGTTAGTAAACATCCTTGTTGACCAGCTGGAAGGGAATATTGAGCTTAAACGTGATCAAGGGATGGAATCCAGAATTGAATTCAAGGTGATGGAAAGATAA
- the lysS gene encoding lysine--tRNA ligase, which translates to MTMEINNTDPSENMPLPDDVDLSGSRAFDDSKLAKLNGIISQGLDPYPYRFEKNGDICEILVKFEDFEKNEGLSVRTAGRLYNIRKHGKMIFADLGDQTGRIQVLIRKGNLPDEEFATFKNLMDSGDIIGIQGELFRTKRGENSISVSEFSLLSKSLCALPEKFHGLKDVETRYRKRYLDLIVNAEKREIFVMRSKLISEIRRFLADREFLEFETPILQTVYGGANARPFKTFHNCLGQNLFLRIAPELYLKRLVVGGYEKVFEISKNFRNEDIDTTHNPEFTMIEVYEAYRDYNDMMDLTEALISELVFRLTGGYEVKMGENTINLRSPWKRISMEGALKEYAGLDVFSHSLEELKQIAIQNRIEDYEKAKSHGEFLALLFEGLVEDKLVNPTFIYDFPVENSPLAKNHREKEGFVERFELFLNGWELANGYSELNDPLEQEKRFEEQDKKRKLGDLEAQTVDYDFINALGYGLPPTGGMGLGIDRLTMILAGLESIKEVILFPQMKRED; encoded by the coding sequence ATGACTATGGAAATTAACAATACGGACCCGTCTGAAAATATGCCTCTGCCTGATGATGTTGATTTATCGGGCTCCAGGGCTTTTGATGACTCAAAACTTGCAAAATTAAACGGTATCATAAGCCAGGGACTCGATCCCTATCCCTACAGATTCGAAAAGAACGGGGATATCTGCGAGATCCTGGTAAAGTTCGAGGACTTTGAAAAGAACGAAGGCTTATCTGTCCGGACTGCAGGCAGGCTCTACAATATCAGAAAGCACGGAAAAATGATATTTGCCGATCTAGGGGACCAGACCGGCAGGATTCAGGTTCTTATCAGGAAAGGGAACCTCCCTGACGAGGAATTCGCGACTTTCAAGAACCTTATGGATTCCGGAGATATCATAGGCATTCAGGGCGAGCTTTTCAGGACAAAAAGAGGGGAAAATTCAATCAGCGTATCCGAGTTTTCTCTGCTCTCCAAATCCCTCTGCGCCCTCCCCGAGAAGTTCCACGGCTTAAAAGATGTTGAAACAAGGTACAGGAAGAGATACCTTGACCTCATAGTCAATGCCGAAAAGAGGGAGATTTTCGTAATGAGGAGCAAGCTCATCTCGGAAATCAGAAGGTTCCTTGCTGACAGGGAATTTCTGGAGTTTGAAACCCCAATCCTCCAGACCGTGTACGGAGGAGCAAATGCAAGGCCCTTCAAGACTTTCCACAACTGCCTCGGGCAGAACCTCTTCCTCAGGATCGCTCCGGAACTTTACCTCAAGAGGCTTGTCGTCGGCGGCTACGAGAAGGTCTTTGAGATTTCCAAAAACTTCAGAAACGAAGACATCGACACCACCCACAACCCCGAGTTCACAATGATCGAGGTCTACGAGGCTTACCGGGATTATAACGATATGATGGATTTAACCGAAGCCCTGATCTCGGAACTCGTGTTCAGGCTGACAGGCGGCTACGAAGTCAAAATGGGCGAAAACACAATCAACCTCCGCTCCCCCTGGAAGAGGATTTCCATGGAAGGCGCCTTAAAAGAGTATGCGGGTCTTGACGTCTTTTCCCATTCGCTTGAAGAACTGAAGCAAATCGCAATCCAGAACAGGATCGAGGACTACGAAAAGGCAAAGAGTCATGGGGAGTTCCTTGCCCTGCTTTTTGAAGGTCTTGTAGAAGACAAGCTCGTAAACCCGACTTTCATCTACGACTTCCCGGTTGAAAACTCCCCTCTCGCTAAAAACCACAGAGAAAAAGAAGGTTTTGTTGAGCGTTTCGAACTCTTCCTCAACGGCTGGGAACTGGCAAACGGCTATTCAGAATTAAACGACCCCCTCGAACAGGAAAAGAGGTTCGAAGAACAGGACAAGAAAAGAAAGCTCGGAGACCTTGAAGCCCAGACCGTTGATTATGACTTCATAAACGCCCTCGGATACGGCCTGCCCCCGACCGGTGGTATGGGGCTCGGAATCGACCGCCTTACAATGATTCTTGCGGGCCTTGAGTCCATCAAGGAAGTAATCCTTTTCCCGCAGATGAAAAGGGAGGACTGA
- a CDS encoding amidohydrolase produces MGQTFSPGTVAEVIYQGGDIITMNCAAPTAEALAVKDGRILAVGSKEEVLKTRGNTTRIVDLGGKALLPGFLDAHSHFNNALQIVGWANVSPPPVGPVTDIPGLIATVKAHADRMKPEKGEWIIAYGYDANELHEKRDVTINDLDPVFPDNPVMLIHVSNHGAVLNSAGLAKADVTEKTETPAGGIIARLPGSNRPAGLLMETAFLPIFADMPQPAEEEKFASFKQAQLEYARNGYTTIQEGATNYADFVTIRKAAEKNLLFLDLVVLPMVTDLRQFSGENLDPAYRHRLKLGGVKLFGDGSPQGKTAYWSKPLLTRGPGGELAWCGEPTFPYETFAKMVAAVYATGARIYCHCNGDGAIDNLIKAFDEIGVKADQDRRDVVVHSQFVRDDQLDRYVEIGLTPSFFTNHVFFWGDIHVQNTGEERASFISPMAASKARGIRFSNHTDFSVTPLDPFMTIWTAITRQTRSGRVLGPDQCVDVLTALRALTLDAAWQYREEKTKGSLEACKLADLVIIDKNPLKVKPDDVRNLKVVETIKEGRSVYRREEQ; encoded by the coding sequence ATGGGACAGACTTTTTCTCCGGGTACCGTTGCTGAGGTCATCTACCAGGGAGGCGATATCATCACTATGAACTGCGCAGCGCCGACGGCTGAAGCACTAGCCGTGAAGGATGGCAGAATACTCGCAGTAGGCAGCAAGGAGGAGGTGCTGAAGACACGGGGCAACACCACCAGAATCGTTGATCTCGGCGGCAAGGCGCTTTTGCCTGGCTTCCTTGATGCACACAGTCATTTCAATAATGCATTGCAGATTGTCGGCTGGGCCAATGTCTCACCCCCGCCCGTAGGGCCGGTCACGGACATCCCGGGCTTGATTGCCACTGTTAAGGCACACGCTGACAGGATGAAGCCCGAGAAAGGTGAATGGATCATTGCCTATGGCTACGATGCGAACGAGCTACATGAAAAACGTGATGTCACTATCAACGACCTTGATCCGGTGTTCCCGGATAACCCTGTCATGCTGATTCACGTATCAAACCATGGGGCGGTGCTGAATTCCGCCGGTCTCGCTAAGGCGGATGTGACGGAGAAGACAGAGACGCCCGCTGGCGGCATTATTGCACGTCTTCCCGGTAGTAATAGACCCGCCGGCCTCCTGATGGAAACTGCATTTCTTCCTATTTTTGCCGATATGCCTCAGCCCGCAGAGGAGGAAAAATTCGCGAGCTTTAAGCAGGCGCAGTTGGAGTACGCCCGCAACGGTTACACCACGATTCAGGAAGGTGCGACGAACTATGCTGATTTCGTCACGATCAGAAAAGCAGCGGAGAAAAACCTCCTTTTCCTCGACCTCGTCGTGCTCCCCATGGTCACCGACCTGAGGCAGTTCAGCGGAGAGAACCTTGACCCTGCGTATCGCCATCGTCTTAAGCTAGGGGGTGTGAAGCTGTTTGGTGATGGTTCTCCCCAGGGTAAGACGGCCTACTGGTCAAAACCCCTTCTCACACGTGGGCCTGGAGGGGAACTTGCCTGGTGTGGGGAGCCAACTTTTCCTTACGAGACTTTTGCCAAAATGGTGGCAGCTGTCTATGCAACCGGTGCGCGCATTTACTGCCACTGTAATGGCGATGGGGCCATTGACAACCTTATAAAAGCATTTGATGAAATCGGCGTGAAAGCGGATCAGGACCGTCGTGATGTGGTGGTTCATTCTCAATTCGTTCGGGATGACCAGCTCGATCGCTATGTGGAAATAGGGCTTACTCCTTCGTTTTTTACTAACCATGTCTTCTTCTGGGGTGACATCCATGTGCAGAACACCGGTGAAGAGCGAGCTTCCTTCATCAGCCCGATGGCGGCGTCAAAGGCCAGAGGCATTCGTTTCAGCAACCACACGGATTTCTCTGTCACACCGCTCGATCCGTTCATGACCATCTGGACAGCTATTACCCGTCAGACCAGGAGTGGTCGGGTGCTGGGTCCTGACCAGTGCGTGGACGTTTTGACCGCACTCAGGGCTCTCACGCTCGATGCGGCCTGGCAATACAGGGAGGAGAAAACCAAAGGTTCGCTTGAAGCTTGCAAGCTGGCTGACCTCGTAATCATTGACAAGAATCCCTTGAAGGTGAAACCTGATGATGTGCGCAACCTCAAAGTGGTGGAAACAATCAAGGAAGGTCGAAGTGTTTACCGCCGTGAAGAGCAGTAG